Proteins from a genomic interval of Mycobacteriales bacterium:
- a CDS encoding PLP-dependent aminotransferase family protein yields the protein MSTRRLAAWLSPALEVRPIGDGLAYTLRALVLDGRVIPGARVPAERELAAVLGVSRATVTEVYNRLRDEGYLSSRYGAGTVAALPAPHLSRPDEDSPPPGAVLDLTVAALPAPAELPEIAAAAAVEDLPQHLGGPGLDPSGLFELRRRIARGYTQRGLATSPEQVLVTSGALHAWDLLLQVCGARGSTVITEQPTYPAVVDAALAHRARVVPLPVDQSGWDVAPLIRPASPPALVHLTFDGQNPTGLWADPDQRREVVESFAEPTVVVIDETMLEFRHQALSVRLPRFGGSATVVHVGSMSKAFWPGLRVGWVRGPGTLIRRLAVNRGGQDLAPPVLDQLIATRLLDAAPRMLPARRAMATSRRDAVVAAIAELAPAWSLTPPAAGLAVWINLGHSSSTALARAALLGGIRVTPGPRFTVSGTHDGYLRLPLTLAPDLVPEVIGTLARLADEVPAARTRQRTGPAHAWAV from the coding sequence GTGAGCACCCGACGGCTGGCGGCCTGGCTGTCGCCGGCCCTCGAGGTGCGGCCGATCGGCGACGGCCTCGCCTACACCCTTCGGGCGCTCGTGCTCGACGGGCGCGTGATCCCCGGCGCACGCGTGCCTGCCGAACGCGAGCTCGCCGCGGTCCTGGGTGTCTCGCGTGCCACGGTCACCGAGGTCTACAACCGGCTCCGGGACGAGGGGTATCTGTCGAGCCGGTACGGCGCCGGGACCGTCGCGGCGCTGCCGGCTCCGCACCTGAGCCGACCCGACGAGGACAGCCCACCTCCCGGTGCGGTGCTCGACCTCACCGTGGCGGCGCTTCCGGCACCGGCGGAACTGCCCGAGATCGCCGCCGCGGCCGCCGTCGAGGACCTGCCGCAGCACCTCGGCGGCCCGGGGCTCGATCCGAGCGGGCTGTTCGAGCTGCGCCGCAGGATCGCTCGCGGCTACACGCAGCGCGGACTGGCGACCTCGCCGGAGCAGGTGCTGGTCACCAGCGGCGCGCTGCACGCGTGGGACCTGCTGCTGCAGGTCTGCGGCGCCCGTGGATCGACCGTGATCACGGAACAACCCACGTATCCCGCCGTCGTGGACGCGGCGCTGGCTCATCGAGCGCGCGTCGTGCCCCTTCCGGTCGACCAGTCCGGCTGGGACGTCGCGCCGCTCATCCGCCCGGCATCGCCGCCTGCGCTGGTTCACCTGACCTTCGACGGGCAGAACCCGACCGGGCTATGGGCTGATCCCGATCAGCGGCGGGAGGTCGTCGAGAGCTTCGCCGAGCCGACCGTCGTCGTCATCGACGAGACGATGCTCGAGTTCCGCCACCAGGCGCTGTCGGTGCGGCTCCCCCGGTTCGGGGGCTCCGCGACCGTGGTCCACGTGGGGTCGATGAGCAAAGCCTTCTGGCCGGGCCTTCGGGTCGGCTGGGTCCGCGGTCCCGGGACACTGATCCGCCGGCTCGCGGTCAACCGAGGCGGCCAGGACCTCGCGCCGCCGGTGCTCGACCAGCTGATCGCGACCCGCTTGCTCGATGCGGCACCCCGGATGCTGCCGGCCCGCCGGGCGATGGCAACGTCGCGTCGGGATGCCGTGGTCGCTGCAATCGCTGAGCTCGCACCCGCGTGGAGCCTGACCCCGCCGGCCGCCGGCCTGGCCGTTTGGATCAACCTGGGTCACTCGTCGAGCACGGCGCTGGCTCGCGCCGCCCTGCTCGGGGGCATCCGCGTGACACCCGGGCCACGGTTCACCGTGTCCGGCACACACGACGGCTACCTGCGCCTGCCGTTGACGTTGGCGCCTGATCTCGTGCCGGAGGTCATCGGAACCCTCGCCCGGCTGGCCGACGAGGTGCCCGCTGCCCGGACTCGACAGCGGACCGGCCCCGCGCACGCGTGGGCGGTCTGA